Genomic segment of Gemmatimonadales bacterium:
GGTTCCTGCTCGACAGCGGACGGGTCGAGAAAAAGCGGCTGGTGAGCGACACGGCGTTCGCCGAGCTCATGACCCCTCAGGTCCTCGTCGGACGCCAGGAGTTCTATCCCACGGCCAAGCTCACGAACCCGAATTTCATCGCCTACGGTCTGGCCTGGTTCCTGGAGGACTATCGGGGCGAGAAAGTGGTCTTTCACACCGGCAGCATCGACGGACTGGTCGCGATCGTCGGCCTCATCCCGGCGCGGCGACTCGGGGTCGTGGTGCTCGCCAACCGCGACCACGCGGAGGTGCGCCATGCGCTCATGTACCGGGTCTTCGACTCCTACCTGGGCGCTCCGCACCGGGATTGGAGCGCGGACATGCGGGCCATGTATCAGAAGATCCAGGACTCGGTCAAAGTGGCGAAGAAGGAGGCCGACGCCAAGCGGGTCAAAGATACGAAACCCTCGCTGGCCCTCGCCGGGTACGCGGGGACCTACGCCGACAGCCTGTATGGGTCGGTGACCGTCCGGCTGGAGCGCGGCGGACTGGTGCTGGCGCCGAGCCAGTTCCTCACCGCCGATCTCGAGCACTGGAACTACGACACGTTCCGCGCCCGGTACCGGAACCGGTGGCTCGGGACCTCACTGGTGACCTTCCGCCTCGCGCCGGACGGCAAGGTCTCCGCGATCGACTTGGACCACGGCCAGATCTTGGCGCGGGTAGCGCCCCCGAAGGCGGCGTCGTCCGGGGCCCACTAAGGAGCTTGACCCGCCCGGTTCTGAGCGGCAACCAGCTGCTCGAACGTCAGGTTTTGAATCCGGTATCGGCGCCAGTCGCCGTAATCAAAGTGCCACCACTCGGCCTCGTACACGGTGAAACCCTCGGCTTCCATGGCGTGACGCAACAGATCGCGGTGCCATCGCTGCCGCGACGTGCCACCGGGGTAGAGCGGGTAGGATCGGTCGCTCAGCTCGTCGTACCCGCCCGTCATCCGGATGGGTCGCCCGGACTTCAGGTCGTAGAGCGTCAGATCCACGGCGCAGCCGCGATTGTGCCGCGATCCCTGCGCTGGGTCCGCTACGAAGAGGTGCTTGTCGGCGGGTGTGCCGTCCCAGAACATTTTGGTCACATACCAGGGTCGGTAGGCATCGTGTACCAGCAGCCCGTACCCGAGCGGCTCGAGCGCCCGGGCCACGCGCGCGAGGGCTTCCGCCGCCGGCCGCTGCATGAACGCGTGCGCCGAGCTGTAGAGGGCCGTGCCCAGGAAGTTGTTTGCGGTCGCGTAGCGGATGTCGTAGGCGATGCCAGGATGGAGGCTCCGGAGCTCGACCAGGTCAGACTGGCGGAACTCGCCGACCTCCTCGGGTGGGTGCGCGGAGAGTGCCGCTTGGCGCAGCGTGTCGATCGGCTGCACCGGCGTGATGCGGAAGCTCACGCGATTGTCGTCTCCCGGGAGCGGCCTGCGCTTGAACGGGACGGTCGCCACCACCGCGAGCGTGGCGCGTCCGTCGGCCCCGCGGTGGAACACGATCTCCTGGCCGTCGTACAACCCCCAGGCCGGGAAGCGATAGACGTCCCGTGAGACACGCTGCAGCGGATACTCGAAGAACCACTCGATCAGTGCGTTCAGCCGCCCGTCCTTCTCCCGGATATAGAGGATGTCGTGAGGCCAGCCGTATTCGCCGATCAGTCCGGCGTCGGCCCCGGCCGCCGGCGCCGGCTTTGGTTCGGCCATGGCGATCCGGTCGGAGCCGGGCGTCGGGAGTCGGATGAGCGTGTCGAGGCCGATGACGAGCCGCCCACCCCCGGGCGCCAGGACCTTCCTGCTTGGGCCCGGCAGATCGTCTCCGAACAGCTCGAGGGGGCGTCCGTCGGCGGTGTCGCTGCGGGCCGGTCCCGCGAGGCGCAGCTCGGCCCGGCTGCCGCCGCGTGTCGGGGTCAGGTACAGCTTTCCTTCGTACTCCTGCAGGTCCACACCGCTGTCGCCCTTCAGGTACCGACCCATCAGCCCGAGGGCCTGCGCGCGGCTGAGCGGAGAGGTCGTCGGGATGACGGGGAGCGGCTTCCCAGCCCGCGTCGCCAGCATCATCCGCAGGGCCGCCTCGGCGATATCGTCGGTCACCGTGTTCATGGCATCGAGTGTCGCGACGACGACGACCCCAAGCGAGTCGTCCGGGAGCGCGCGCAGCGTGGTGGCGAAGCCGTAGATGGCGCCGTCGTGACCAACGGACCGGTGGCCATCCAGCCGGTCTACCCAGAAGCCGATGCCGATGCCGCTAGAGTCGTGGGATGAGGCGTATTGCGGCGTCCACATCGAGTCGAGCGTGGCGGTAGCCAGCACCCGGCCGCCATCGGGGGTTCGGCCGCCAGTGAAGAGCACGGACATGAAACGGCCAAGATCGAGCGCGGTGGTATAGAGACTGCCGGCCGGCCCCTCTCCAAGCTGGAACGTCGGCGCGTCGAACCGCCGGCCGTCGAGGGTCCACATGTACCCCTTCGCGAGGTGCGGCTGCAGGTCCGGGAGCGGCTCGAAGGCACTCCCGTTCAGGCCCATCGGCTCGAGCACTGCGCGTTTGAGATAGCTTGCGAACGGCTCCTTCTGGGTGCGCTCGAGCACGTACCCGAGGGCGGCGATGCCGGCGTTGGAGTACTTGAGGTGGGTGCCGGGCCGATAGACGAGCCTCGTTCGGTAGAGACTCTCGACCGTGGCGGCGAGCGTCGGCTGCGTGTCGTCGAAGTAGTGGCCGACGGGTGGCTCCCGGGTCAGCCCGGCGCGGTGCGCGGTGAGCTCACGAATGGTGATCCGGCCGCCGAAGGGGTTCGATGGGCGGAAGTCGGGAAGAGCGCGGGCGATTGGTGCGTCCAGGTCCAGTTCCCCCCGTTCGACCAGCTGCATGATGCCGATATCGGTGAACAGCTTCGAAACGGAGCCGACCCGGTACACGGTCGCCGCCGTGGCGGGGACACCGGCCGAGGAATCGGCCCAACCGAAGCCCCGGGCCCACACGATACGGGTTCCATCCACCAAGGCCAGCGAGATGGCCGGGATATTCCGCTCCGCGCGCGCCTGGTCGATGACCGGCGCGAGGGCCCGCGCAACCTCACCGTATCGGCCCTCGGGGTCGACCGCGTCCTGCGTCGCCCCGGTGCGCGGGAGCAGGGCGAGGCAGGCGAGCATCAGGAGGCGGACTGGCCCCCTGAGGCCCCGATTGGCGTTGTGCGGCGCGGAATCTGGCATAGCTCTCTGCGGCAGCGGTTTCTCCCGAGCGGGCGTTCGGCGAGACTCAGTGGATACAATGGTGGATACAACGCCGGTCGTCAATGCTGCATCCCCGCACCGCGACGTTTCGGAACTGCATCCGGGCCGCTCCGATGACGCTCTGGGATGATCCCCCGGCCTGGCCTCTTGACGGCCCATGAACCCTCACCGAATACTTCCACCAGGCAGGGTGCCCCCGATCCCGGCCGAGTTCGGCACAAGACATCAGTCCCATGATCGATTTCGCCGTTCTGCAGCAGCCGGAGCGTCTCGCGGCGCTCCGCCGACTCGCGCTGGCGAACCTGGAGCCGGAAGAGGCGTTCGATCGCCTGACTCGCCTCGCCACGGTTCTGTTTTCGACACCGATCGCCCTCATCACGTTCGTCACCGACGACCGCCAGTACTACAAGAGCTCCCGGGGCCTGCCCGAGCCGTTCGCCTCGTCGCGGGAGACTCCGCTCAGCTACTCGATCTGCCAGTACGTGGTTGCCTCCGGGGAGCCCCTGGTGGTGCCCGACGCGCGGCAGCACCCTCTGCTCTCCACCAATCCCGCCGTCACCGAGCTCGGCGCGGTGGCCTATGCCGGTGTCCCGCTGGTCTCCTCCGACGGTGACTGCCTGGGCACCTTCTGCGTCGCCGATGCTCGACCGCGTCGCTGGACCGACGAGCAGGTGGGCATGCTGCGCGATCTCGCCGCCACGGTGATGACCGAGCTCGAGCTCCGGCGTGAGCTGACCGATCGCGCGCGGATCGAGGAGAAGTTGCGGGAGAGCGAGGCGCGCTTCCGCGCGATGGTGGAACAGAGCCAGGTCGGCATCGCGCTGTGGGATGACGCGGGCCAGTTCCTCTTCGCCAATCACTGCCTCGCCCAGCTTCTGGCTCGTCCCGAGGAGGACCTGGCTCGGTTGAGCCTGTGGGACGTGATCCAGCCCGACGACCTCCGCGGGGCGCTGCCGCCCTTCGACCGCCTGGCTGGGGGCGGTCCCCCCCTCGTGCTGGAATGGAGATATCTGCGGCCTGACGGCTCCTCGGTGTGGGCCAACACCACTGCCTCGAGCGTACGCGATGCCGGCGGTCAGGTCGAGTACGTCGTCGGCATCGTGCAGGACATCACCCATCGGAAGCAGGCGGAGGCGGCGCTCGCCAAGGCCCAGCGGCAACTGCGCCGGAGCGAGGAGCACTTCCGCACCCTCATCGAGCATGTCTCCGACATCATCACCATCGTGGACGAGAGTGGCGTCATTCTCTACGGCAGCCCGTCGGTCGAGCGGGTGCTCGGCTACCTCCCGGTCGACCTGGTCGGCCGCTCGGCCGTAGACCTGATTCACCCGGATGACCGGCCCCGCCTGCTCGAGGCCCAGCGCGCCGCGGCGCACGATCCTCTGGCGACCCCGCGAGGGGTGGAATTCCGCTTCCGCCACCGCGACGGAAGCTGGCGCACCCTCGAGGCGCTGGGGAGCGCGCTGCAGTACCGGTCGGCCGGTCCCCGCGCGGTCTTCACCTTGCGGGACGTCACCGAGCGCCAGCGGACCGATGCGGCGCTGAGAGAAAGCGAGGAGCGGCTGCGCCTGACGCTCGACGCCGCGAACTGCGGCATCTGGGATTGGGACATCCCCACCAATCACATCACCTGGTCCGAGCGGGTGTACCAGTTGCACGGCCTGACGCCCGACACGTT
This window contains:
- a CDS encoding serine hydrolase, which translates into the protein MPDSAPHNANRGLRGPVRLLMLACLALLPRTGATQDAVDPEGRYGEVARALAPVIDQARAERNIPAISLALVDGTRIVWARGFGWADSSAGVPATAATVYRVGSVSKLFTDIGIMQLVERGELDLDAPIARALPDFRPSNPFGGRITIRELTAHRAGLTREPPVGHYFDDTQPTLAATVESLYRTRLVYRPGTHLKYSNAGIAALGYVLERTQKEPFASYLKRAVLEPMGLNGSAFEPLPDLQPHLAKGYMWTLDGRRFDAPTFQLGEGPAGSLYTTALDLGRFMSVLFTGGRTPDGGRVLATATLDSMWTPQYASSHDSSGIGIGFWVDRLDGHRSVGHDGAIYGFATTLRALPDDSLGVVVVATLDAMNTVTDDIAEAALRMMLATRAGKPLPVIPTTSPLSRAQALGLMGRYLKGDSGVDLQEYEGKLYLTPTRGGSRAELRLAGPARSDTADGRPLELFGDDLPGPSRKVLAPGGGRLVIGLDTLIRLPTPGSDRIAMAEPKPAPAAGADAGLIGEYGWPHDILYIREKDGRLNALIEWFFEYPLQRVSRDVYRFPAWGLYDGQEIVFHRGADGRATLAVVATVPFKRRPLPGDDNRVSFRITPVQPIDTLRQAALSAHPPEEVGEFRQSDLVELRSLHPGIAYDIRYATANNFLGTALYSSAHAFMQRPAAEALARVARALEPLGYGLLVHDAYRPWYVTKMFWDGTPADKHLFVADPAQGSRHNRGCAVDLTLYDLKSGRPIRMTGGYDELSDRSYPLYPGGTSRQRWHRDLLRHAMEAEGFTVYEAEWWHFDYGDWRRYRIQNLTFEQLVAAQNRAGQAP
- a CDS encoding PAS domain S-box protein — encoded protein: MIDFAVLQQPERLAALRRLALANLEPEEAFDRLTRLATVLFSTPIALITFVTDDRQYYKSSRGLPEPFASSRETPLSYSICQYVVASGEPLVVPDARQHPLLSTNPAVTELGAVAYAGVPLVSSDGDCLGTFCVADARPRRWTDEQVGMLRDLAATVMTELELRRELTDRARIEEKLRESEARFRAMVEQSQVGIALWDDAGQFLFANHCLAQLLARPEEDLARLSLWDVIQPDDLRGALPPFDRLAGGGPPLVLEWRYLRPDGSSVWANTTASSVRDAGGQVEYVVGIVQDITHRKQAEAALAKAQRQLRRSEEHFRTLIEHVSDIITIVDESGVILYGSPSVERVLGYLPVDLVGRSAVDLIHPDDRPRLLEAQRAAAHDPLATPRGVEFRFRHRDGSWRTLEALGSALQYRSAGPRAVFTLRDVTERQRTDAALRESEERLRLTLDAANCGIWDWDIPTNHITWSERVYQLHGLTPDTFGGRMEDFRAVIHPEDVTGVSEAIRRSLEEQADYTTEFRVVHPGTGEIRWIWSNGRVLRDREGRPARMLGATLDTTERRRAEEALLASHEQLRLLAHRLDEVREQELTRISREVHDELGHALTALRLDLGWLVPKLNRNREPVRRKADEMLALVDDTIDTVRRIASELRPPVLEDLGLAAGIEGLLERFAGQTGSVVELLAPSDDVPRVARRPLYRIVQEALTNIARHAQASRVTVVLECPPERVLLEVADNGVGIAPGVLARRGSLGLLGMRERAAAIGADFEVRSGPTGGTIIRVSLPRPST